The genome window ATTGTTAAGTTGATCTTGTCTTCCcgttttcagaagaaatcaatCGATTTTGTAAAGGTTTCAAATGGTCATTGAGCTAATGAAAGGCTTCTGAACACAGCACGAGAAAACTCATGTTGATCCTGGTTACAAAAGCTAAAGTAACACATGCACTCTACCACAGCGATCAATTGCAATGAGTGTCCTGACGGTTGGCTTCACGTCGGGGATCAGTGCTTCCACCTCGACCTCGACAAGGACTCCCATTCAAACAGCACAGATAAGTGTTCAGAGATAGGTGCCCATCTTGCCACCTTGACCACCAAAGAAGAGCATGTAAGTCTttctgcatgtatttttttctgtgtgtttggagACATTTGTTAATTCAGAGTATTTACTAGAAATCTGGATGCAATATGTTTTTAGGATACCGTGGGAAAAGAAGCCACGAGAC of Plectropomus leopardus isolate mb unplaced genomic scaffold, YSFRI_Pleo_2.0 unplaced_scaffold4570, whole genome shotgun sequence contains these proteins:
- the LOC121939337 gene encoding CD209 antigen-like protein A, producing the protein CHQYAALASNCSASDDLSAINCNECPDGWLHVGDQCFHLDLDKDSHSNSTDKCSEIGAHLATLTTKEEHDTVGKEATRLGDLHYFWIGLNDIEKEGEWKWADKKTLEIPYV